The Procambarus clarkii isolate CNS0578487 chromosome 37, FALCON_Pclarkii_2.0, whole genome shotgun sequence genome window below encodes:
- the LOC138349492 gene encoding uncharacterized protein translates to MEDAELKKNFIENFCVKVKDEEGLITYEINTEVIHKDEDGKIQVMSIGPVNKGPIKLVLLLGETGAGKTRVLNTMINHLLGVNFDDNFRFQLKDYVESDDLLQVESQTEYITAYIVCHQLGMPIECNYMLIDTPGFGDTRMNHDKVPIERLTIFLTNECGIDDLNCVALVAKANQNRITSYQIQMLEDFTSVLGSNIGDITQLLATFATDDTSAVVDVVKHAGVQFVNLYQFDNGLLYDPLCDGLLQNHKHAYLTYRWNRMQAEYKRFFEDLQISAPVNLKRTGDLLLEEKLLEETKTELIKTVASMVHITNTNNNKHREIEKIKAQADRINVTKKIMVKFKSSVTIGYHFLNCDICRQTCMECEDPKNFLAGFAGTGTGVGTAVFTGIGTSVTSGAVMGAEVGIFGGPVGVAIGASIGTVLGLTAGLTTGLLMRKTKADCLNNINGPCSSRECSHDMMDHKTETQNYVTEEREIIDDIEKAKYDAFMNTITQLKTKVRDNNIAMDDLRKDMQDIAKALLQHTNKIVELSLGHKSLNTNSVIDEIILNERENWQHVELLQEFRRTVMLIQAQELSDAGVDVNIIGQDVHSDSSVPWY, encoded by the coding sequence ATGGAGGACGCCGAACTGAAGAAGAACTTCATTGAGAACTTCTGCGTGAAAGTGAAAGACGAGGAAGGACTCATAACCTACGAGATCAACACTGAAGTTATTCACAAGGATGAAGATGGCAAGATACAGGTCATGTCCATTGGACCTGTGAATAAGGGCCCCATCAAGTTGGTTCTCCTGCTGGGAGAGACAGGCGCCGGCAAGACCAGAGTCCTCAACACCATGATCAACCATCTGTTAGGTGTCAACTTTGACGATAATTTTAGGTTTCAGTTGAAAGATTATGTTGAAAGTGATGATCTCCTCCAAGTGGAAAGCCAGACAGAATATATCACTGCTTACATTGTCTGCCATCAACTTGGAATGCCTATTGAGTGTAATTATATGTTGATTGACACACCTGGGTTTGGTGACACCAGAATGAACCACGATAAAGTCCCAATAGAGCGACTAACAATTTTCCTGACAAATGAATGTGGGATAGATGACCTTAATTGTGTTGCCTTAGTTGCTAAGGCAAACCAAAACAGAATAACATCATACCAGATACAAATGCTAGAAGACTTTACTTCAGTCCTGGGAAGTAATATTGGTGATATAACGCAGCTTCTGGCAACATTTGCAACTGATGACACTTCGGCAGTTGTTGATGTGGTGAAACATGCTGGAGTCCAGTTTGTCAACTTGTACCAATTTGACAACGGGCTTCTATATGATCCACTCTGTGATGGTCTTCTCCAGAATCACAAACATGCATACCTTACATATAGATGGAACAGGATGCAAGCAGAGTATAAAAGATTTTTTGAAGATTTACAAATTTCTGCTCCAGTAAACCTTAAAAGAACTGGGGACCTTTTGCTGGAGGAAAAATTACTCGAAGAAACAAAAACTGAATTGATAAAAACGGTAGCAAGTATGGTCCATATAAccaacacaaataataataagcATAGGGAAATAGAGAAAATTAAAGCGCAGGCTGATAGAATCAACGTAACTAAAAAGATAATGGTAAAATTTAAATCTTCAGTAACCATTGGATATCACTTCCTCAACTGTGACATTTGCAGACAAACTTGTATGGAGTGTGAAGACCCAAAAAATTTTCTTGCTGGATTTGCAGGAACTGGTACTGGGGTTGGCACGGCAGTTTTTACGGGAATTGGTACTTCAGTAACTTCTGGAGCAGTGATGGGGGCAGAAGTGGGTATCTTTGGTGGTCCAGTAGGAGTTGCAATTGGTGCAAGCATTGGAACTGTCCTTGGTTTAACTGCTGGTCTCACTACAGGACTTTTAATGAGAAAAACAAAGGCAGATTGTCTCAATAATATAAATGGACCATGCAGCAGTCGTGAATGCTCTCATGATATGATGGACCATAAAACTGAGACACAAAACTATGTCACGGAAGAAAGAGAAATAATTGATGATATTGAGAAAGCCAAGTATGATGCATTTATGAACACCATAACGCAGTTAAAGACAAAGGTTAGAGACAATAATATTGCAATGGATGATCTACGTAAAGATATGCAAGATATTGCTAAAGCTTTGTTGCAACACACTaataaaatagttgaactgagccTGGGACATAAAAGCTTAAATACAAACTCTGTAATAGATGAAATAATCTTGAATGAAAGAGAGAACTGGCAACACGTTGAACTCTTACAGGAGTTCAGGAGGACAGTAATGCTAATACAAGCTCAAGAGCTCAGTGATGCAGGGGTTGATGTCAATATTATTGGACAAGACGTTCATAGTGATAGCTCTGTCCCTTGGTATTGA